Proteins co-encoded in one Blastocatellia bacterium genomic window:
- a CDS encoding DUF2905 domain-containing protein, with translation MTTLGKTLMLIGLALVMIGGLVWLIGRFPTLGLGRLPGDILIKRENFTFYFPLGTSILISVIISLVWWLISWARR, from the coding sequence GTGACAACGCTTGGCAAGACGCTCATGCTGATCGGCCTCGCGCTGGTCATGATCGGCGGACTTGTCTGGTTGATCGGGCGATTCCCTACACTGGGACTTGGACGCTTGCCCGGCGATATTCTCATCAAGCGAGAGAATTTCACGTTCTATTTTCCGCTGGGCACGAGTATCCTGATCAGTGTGATTATCTCGCTCGTCTGGTGGCTCATTTCATGGGCGCGGCGCTGA
- the ndk gene encoding nucleoside-diphosphate kinase, with translation MTEQTLAIIKPDAVAAHHIGEIIHRIEAEQFTIRAMKMVHLSKRQAEGFYAVHRHRPFFDSLTTFMSSGPCVVLLLERESAIAHWRQTMGATDPAQAEEGTLRKRFGSSIERNATHGSDAPDTAAFEIAYFFNGLERHS, from the coding sequence ATGACGGAACAAACGCTGGCCATCATCAAGCCCGACGCTGTCGCGGCTCATCATATCGGCGAGATCATTCACCGGATCGAAGCCGAGCAATTCACCATCCGCGCCATGAAGATGGTCCATCTGAGCAAAAGGCAGGCCGAAGGTTTCTATGCTGTGCATCGCCACCGGCCATTCTTTGACAGCCTGACGACGTTCATGTCCAGCGGCCCATGCGTGGTGCTCTTGCTGGAGCGCGAATCGGCCATTGCCCACTGGCGACAGACGATGGGCGCGACCGATCCAGCTCAGGCTGAAGAGGGCACGCTGCGCAAACGTTTCGGCTCATCCATCGAGCGCAACGCGACACACGGGTCAGACGCGCCGGATACGGCCGCATTCGAAATTGCTTACTTCTTCAACGGTCTGGAACGTCACTCATGA
- a CDS encoding cobalamin-binding protein, giving the protein MRIVSLLPSATEIICALGLDDHLVGVTHECDYPPWVCRLPKVTHTLIPTDASSSEIDRLVRERLRTNRALYTLDLPTLEALRPDLIVTQALCDVCAVAEEEVQAAACTLPGNPQVVNLEPQTLWQVMESIRQVAHVVGLESRAESVIAGLQARIEAVAARSAELDDRPRVALLEWLDPPFCCGHWNPELVRLAGGIEGLGQEGQPSRTLDWEQVLAWQPEVVFIACCGFSVERTLRDLPLLSLIPGWQQLPAVRAGRVYVTDGSHYFSRPGPRLVDSLEILAHALHPEVHPLPNGLSPAICVNTVAASGAESACMERHDTLPRVALMEFGKR; this is encoded by the coding sequence ATGAGGATTGTTTCGTTATTGCCCAGCGCGACCGAGATCATTTGCGCGCTGGGACTGGACGATCACCTGGTCGGCGTCACACACGAGTGTGACTATCCGCCCTGGGTCTGTCGGTTGCCGAAGGTCACGCACACGTTGATTCCCACCGACGCCTCAAGCAGTGAGATTGATCGCTTGGTACGAGAGCGATTGCGGACCAATCGAGCGTTGTACACGCTTGACCTGCCGACACTGGAAGCGTTGCGACCGGACTTGATCGTCACGCAGGCGTTGTGCGATGTCTGCGCCGTTGCCGAAGAAGAAGTTCAGGCAGCCGCCTGTACGCTTCCCGGCAATCCACAGGTTGTGAATTTGGAGCCGCAGACACTGTGGCAGGTGATGGAATCCATTCGGCAGGTTGCCCATGTCGTGGGGCTGGAGTCACGAGCTGAATCGGTCATTGCCGGCTTGCAAGCTCGGATTGAGGCAGTGGCCGCACGGAGCGCCGAACTCGATGACCGGCCACGAGTCGCCTTGCTGGAATGGCTTGATCCACCGTTTTGTTGCGGCCATTGGAATCCAGAATTGGTTCGACTCGCCGGCGGCATTGAAGGACTCGGTCAGGAGGGACAACCTTCAAGAACGCTTGATTGGGAGCAGGTGTTGGCATGGCAACCTGAGGTTGTTTTCATTGCCTGTTGTGGCTTCAGTGTTGAGCGCACTCTGCGTGATCTTCCACTGCTTTCATTGATCCCCGGTTGGCAGCAACTGCCGGCTGTGCGCGCCGGTCGCGTTTATGTCACTGATGGCTCTCATTATTTTAGTCGGCCTGGCCCTCGCCTCGTAGACAGTTTGGAGATCCTGGCCCATGCGCTACACCCTGAGGTTCATCCATTACCCAACGGTCTGTCTCCGGCCATCTGCGTGAACACTGTTGCTGCAAGCGGCGCGGAGAGCGCCTGTATGGAGCGCCATGACACCCTCCCGCGTGTTGCTCTCATGGAGTTCGGGAAAAGATAG
- the mutM gene encoding bifunctional DNA-formamidopyrimidine glycosylase/DNA-(apurinic or apyrimidinic site) lyase, whose translation MPELPEIEHVVETLRRYVCGDVIERVSILRPALIRPLSPARFRACVCRRTIEHIRRRGKFILMDLSGGSSLLIHLRMTGGFAYGDPRLRWPKTTRLIFHLRSGRQLGFTDTRNLGTLAVVQRNDVDQIEPLDKLGVEPLAPDFTADCLKTLLRSSGRSIKEFLLDQTKVVGLGNIYAAEVLHRAGLSPIRSARSVARSAGRLVRLHQCIVETLREALHAQAAGQPLHLELIGEPAAMNQPRCDVVFQVYNREGQPCFTCGQSIRRLVQSGRSTYYCPRCQT comes from the coding sequence ATGCCCGAATTGCCGGAAATCGAACATGTGGTGGAAACATTGCGCCGTTATGTGTGTGGGGATGTGATTGAGCGAGTCAGCATCTTGCGGCCAGCCTTGATCCGGCCGCTCAGCCCGGCCAGATTCCGCGCCTGTGTTTGCCGACGAACCATCGAGCATATTCGCCGACGCGGTAAATTCATTTTGATGGACCTGTCCGGGGGATCGTCTTTGCTGATTCACTTACGAATGACTGGCGGATTCGCTTATGGGGATCCTCGGTTGCGATGGCCGAAGACGACGCGGCTCATTTTCCATCTGCGCAGCGGCCGTCAACTTGGTTTCACTGACACGCGGAATTTAGGGACTCTGGCGGTCGTTCAACGCAACGATGTGGATCAGATCGAGCCGCTAGATAAGCTGGGAGTGGAACCGCTGGCGCCGGACTTCACTGCCGACTGCTTGAAAACGCTGCTCCGTAGCAGTGGTCGCTCGATCAAAGAATTTTTGCTGGACCAAACTAAGGTTGTTGGATTAGGCAACATTTATGCAGCCGAAGTGTTGCATCGCGCCGGTCTGAGCCCCATTCGCTCGGCTCGGTCGGTGGCGCGCTCCGCAGGGCGATTGGTGAGATTACACCAGTGCATTGTTGAAACACTTCGGGAAGCACTTCACGCTCAAGCCGCCGGTCAACCGCTCCACCTGGAGCTGATCGGTGAGCCAGCAGCAATGAACCAACCGCGTTGCGACGTGGTCTTTCAGGTCTACAATCGCGAAGGCCAACCGTGCTTCACATGCGGTCAATCAATCCGACGGCTTGTCCAGAGTGGACGCTCAACCTATTATTGTCCTCGATGTCAAACGTAG
- a CDS encoding nuclear transport factor 2 family protein, producing the protein MTPRELVQSWVEAFNRADADALANFYSDDAVNHQVAEQPVVGREAIREMFVAEFARAKMVCIVEHIFEDGEWAILEWRDPLGLRGCGFFHVVNGKIVFQRGYWDKLTFLRMHGLPLPTQ; encoded by the coding sequence ATGACACCACGCGAATTGGTTCAGTCCTGGGTAGAAGCGTTCAATCGCGCTGATGCTGACGCGCTAGCAAATTTCTATAGCGATGACGCGGTCAATCATCAGGTCGCCGAGCAGCCGGTGGTTGGCCGCGAAGCCATCCGCGAAATGTTTGTGGCCGAGTTCGCACGGGCCAAGATGGTTTGCATCGTCGAGCACATCTTTGAAGACGGTGAGTGGGCTATCCTTGAGTGGCGCGATCCTCTTGGTCTGCGGGGCTGCGGCTTCTTTCACGTCGTCAACGGAAAGATCGTCTTTCAACGCGGTTACTGGGACAAGCTAACCTTCCTGCGCATGCATGGCCTTCCGCTTCCCACTCAATAG
- the aroC gene encoding chorismate synthase — MSLFRFFTAGESHGRALVAIVEGIPAGLPIDFDFINHQLRRRQHGYGRGGRQKIESDEVQILSGVRHGQTLGSPIALMIENKDFANWEDVMATVPRQLDESKARRLIRPRPGHADLAGGLKYDRRDLRDILERASARETAARVAVGALAQLLLRQFGIAVASHTLQLGGIPQAAPQEVPWDVIVAIPEDSPLRCADREAEQRMIAKIDEAWKAGDTLGGVFEVVARNVPVGLGSHTQWDVKLDGRLAQAVMSIQAVKAVEIGLGATISGWPGSQAQDEIFYDSSERKFYRTTNRSGGIEGGISTGSEVRVRGHLKPLSTLRQPLMSVNITTKEPERGHFERSDVTSVPAAGVVGEAMVAIVLAQAMLEKFGGDSLGEMMRNYQGYIEQVRLY; from the coding sequence ATGTCCCTATTTCGGTTTTTCACTGCTGGTGAATCGCACGGTCGAGCGTTGGTGGCAATTGTTGAAGGCATCCCGGCAGGCCTGCCGATTGATTTTGATTTTATCAACCATCAACTGCGTCGCCGACAACACGGCTATGGGCGTGGCGGACGGCAGAAGATTGAATCGGATGAGGTTCAGATTCTTTCAGGGGTGCGTCATGGCCAGACGCTTGGCTCGCCCATCGCGCTGATGATTGAGAATAAGGATTTTGCCAATTGGGAAGATGTGATGGCCACTGTGCCGCGCCAGTTAGATGAATCCAAAGCGCGACGTCTGATTCGTCCGCGTCCGGGCCATGCTGACTTGGCCGGCGGATTGAAATATGATCGGCGTGATCTACGCGACATTTTGGAGCGAGCCAGCGCTCGCGAAACAGCGGCGCGAGTCGCCGTTGGCGCGCTGGCGCAACTGTTACTCAGGCAATTCGGCATCGCGGTGGCCAGTCATACGCTTCAGCTCGGCGGTATCCCCCAGGCAGCGCCGCAAGAAGTCCCTTGGGATGTCATTGTTGCCATCCCGGAAGACTCTCCGTTGCGCTGCGCTGACCGAGAGGCCGAGCAGCGAATGATCGCTAAGATTGATGAAGCGTGGAAGGCGGGCGACACGCTCGGCGGTGTCTTTGAGGTCGTGGCCCGGAACGTGCCGGTCGGCTTGGGCAGCCACACGCAATGGGATGTGAAACTGGATGGACGCCTCGCGCAAGCGGTCATGTCCATTCAAGCGGTCAAAGCGGTCGAAATCGGGCTTGGCGCGACCATCAGCGGCTGGCCTGGCTCGCAGGCGCAGGACGAAATTTTCTATGATTCAAGTGAGCGGAAATTCTATCGCACAACCAACCGTTCGGGTGGCATAGAAGGCGGCATCAGCACCGGCTCAGAGGTTCGCGTGCGCGGTCACTTGAAGCCCCTTTCCACGCTGCGGCAGCCGCTCATGAGCGTCAATATCACGACCAAAGAACCGGAGCGAGGCCACTTCGAGCGATCGGATGTCACCTCTGTGCCGGCAGCCGGCGTGGTCGGCGAAGCGATGGTGGCGATTGTGCTGGCGCAGGCGATGTTGGAAAAGTTTGGCGGCGATTCGCTCGGCGAGATGATGCGCAATTATCAAGGTTACATCGAGCAGGTGCGCCTCTACTAG
- a CDS encoding adenine nucleotide alpha hydrolase, whose protein sequence is MTPSRVLLSWSSGKDSAWALHRLRQTPQVELVGLLTTFNEAADRVAMHAVRRSLVQAQAAAARLPLWPVSLPFPCSNAEYEERMRAVVTRARQQGITHIAFGDLFLEDVRAYRVGMLAGSGIEPLFPLWCSPADTPALARAMLQSGLRAVLTCVDPKQLPERFVGRAYDEALLTELPPTVDPCGERGEFHTFCFAGPMFDREISIELGQTVARDGFYFADVLPAGMSSSA, encoded by the coding sequence ATGACACCCTCCCGCGTGTTGCTCTCATGGAGTTCGGGAAAAGATAGCGCGTGGGCGCTTCACCGACTGCGTCAGACGCCGCAGGTGGAGCTCGTCGGCCTGTTGACCACTTTCAATGAAGCAGCCGACCGCGTCGCCATGCACGCTGTTCGCCGCAGCCTGGTCCAAGCGCAAGCCGCGGCGGCAAGATTGCCACTGTGGCCAGTCTCGTTGCCGTTTCCTTGCTCCAATGCAGAGTATGAAGAACGGATGCGCGCGGTCGTAACACGCGCGCGCCAACAAGGCATTACGCACATCGCATTTGGCGACCTGTTCCTGGAAGACGTGCGCGCGTATCGTGTCGGCATGTTGGCTGGGAGCGGCATCGAACCGTTGTTTCCTTTGTGGTGCTCGCCTGCCGACACACCGGCGCTTGCCCGCGCCATGTTGCAGAGTGGTCTACGGGCGGTGCTGACCTGCGTTGATCCCAAACAACTGCCCGAACGGTTCGTTGGACGAGCCTACGACGAGGCGCTGCTCACCGAGCTGCCACCGACGGTTGATCCTTGTGGAGAACGCGGAGAATTTCACACATTCTGCTTTGCCGGTCCGATGTTTGACCGCGAGATTTCTATAGAGCTTGGGCAAACGGTCGCTCGTGATGGATTCTACTTTGCCGACGTGCTGCCTGCCGGCATGTCGTCGTCCGCCTGA
- a CDS encoding bifunctional homocysteine S-methyltransferase/methylenetetrahydrofolate reductase, producing the protein MNRKFLDLLDQQIVLADGAMGTLLINRGADPQALAEQNLINPDLVRAIHLDYIRAGARLIETNTFLGNRMKLREYGVEDKLEAINRAGVRLAREAVQQSGQQVFIAGAVGPLGALVKPYGNLTLADLARAYQEQIAILIEEGVDLIIIETHPSLLEAHEAVRAARTVAPTTPIIAQMTFLEDGRSKFGDELRRSLESLAAADVDVVGVNCSGPQMMFDIIERFLQETELRVSVMPNAGLPQLIGGRQIYLSSPEYLQIYARRFAEAGANIIGGCCGTTPEHIRAMGEVFVGQAPRRVRERKVISVSVVEPAAAVAPKATMPLATHFQQKLGQQWVTTVEVVAPRGLDHGETIERCRAFAQAGVDAISVSEHTGARVRLSGLALAYLIQSQTGVETILHFSCRERTLGLIQSELLGAAALGIRNVLALTGESGIAGELPSVASVFEVNATGVVEILHDFNQGHTVSGHSIGQAAGFRIGVAVNLAAEDMHAEIAQLEERIKAGAHFAQTQPIFDLTLIDRFLQHVGSFPIPTLVSIMPLTSARQAEFLHHEVPGIIIPESFRRRMHQAADPKQEGLSIAQELTSALRGQVAGIHIMAQVDPVVTVGEILKVTPRDEA; encoded by the coding sequence ATGAACCGCAAGTTTCTTGATCTGCTGGATCAGCAAATCGTCTTAGCCGACGGCGCGATGGGAACGCTGCTGATCAATCGCGGCGCCGACCCACAGGCGTTGGCCGAGCAAAATCTTATCAATCCTGATTTGGTGCGTGCGATTCACCTGGATTACATCCGGGCCGGCGCGCGATTGATTGAGACCAATACGTTTCTCGGCAATCGGATGAAGCTGCGGGAATACGGCGTTGAAGACAAACTGGAAGCGATCAACCGCGCCGGTGTGCGATTGGCTCGTGAAGCTGTTCAACAAAGCGGTCAACAAGTGTTCATTGCTGGCGCTGTCGGTCCGCTGGGCGCGTTGGTCAAACCTTATGGCAATTTGACGCTGGCCGATTTAGCCAGAGCCTACCAGGAACAGATCGCCATTCTGATTGAAGAAGGCGTTGATCTGATCATCATTGAAACGCATCCGAGCCTGCTGGAAGCTCATGAAGCCGTGCGGGCTGCTCGCACGGTTGCGCCCACTACGCCGATCATCGCGCAGATGACATTTTTGGAAGATGGCCGATCCAAATTCGGCGACGAGCTACGACGCTCGCTGGAATCGCTGGCTGCCGCTGATGTGGACGTTGTTGGCGTCAATTGCAGCGGTCCGCAGATGATGTTTGACATCATCGAGCGATTTTTGCAGGAGACCGAGCTGCGCGTCTCCGTGATGCCCAACGCCGGGTTGCCACAATTGATCGGCGGGCGGCAGATTTACTTGTCATCGCCGGAGTACTTGCAGATTTATGCGCGCCGGTTCGCCGAGGCGGGCGCCAATATCATTGGCGGGTGCTGTGGCACGACGCCCGAACATATTCGCGCGATGGGAGAGGTCTTTGTCGGGCAAGCGCCGCGCCGCGTTCGTGAGCGCAAGGTCATATCCGTGTCGGTGGTGGAACCGGCCGCGGCGGTCGCTCCCAAGGCGACGATGCCATTGGCTACCCACTTTCAACAAAAACTCGGCCAGCAATGGGTAACCACCGTCGAGGTTGTCGCGCCACGCGGACTAGACCATGGTGAGACCATCGAACGCTGCCGCGCCTTTGCGCAGGCTGGCGTTGATGCCATTAGCGTCAGCGAGCATACGGGCGCGCGCGTGCGGTTGTCGGGTCTGGCGCTGGCCTACCTGATTCAGTCGCAAACGGGTGTTGAAACGATCCTCCATTTCAGTTGCCGCGAGCGCACGCTGGGCTTGATTCAGTCCGAGCTGCTGGGAGCAGCGGCGTTGGGCATCCGCAACGTGCTGGCCCTGACCGGCGAAAGCGGCATAGCCGGCGAGCTGCCCTCTGTGGCCTCGGTCTTTGAAGTCAATGCCACCGGTGTGGTGGAAATTCTTCACGACTTCAATCAAGGTCATACCGTCTCCGGTCATTCGATTGGTCAAGCTGCCGGATTTCGCATCGGCGTGGCTGTGAATCTGGCCGCTGAAGACATGCACGCAGAAATCGCCCAACTTGAAGAACGGATCAAAGCCGGCGCCCACTTTGCGCAAACGCAGCCGATCTTTGACCTGACGCTGATTGACCGATTCCTGCAACACGTCGGCTCGTTCCCTATTCCGACGTTGGTGAGCATCATGCCACTGACCAGCGCGCGGCAGGCAGAGTTTTTGCATCATGAAGTGCCGGGCATCATCATTCCCGAATCGTTCCGCCGACGCATGCACCAGGCTGCTGACCCGAAACAGGAAGGGTTGAGCATCGCGCAGGAATTGACCAGCGCGCTGCGCGGACAAGTTGCCGGGATTCACATCATGGCTCAAGTTGACCCTGTCGTAACAGTAGGCGAAATCCTAAAAGTCACGCCACGCGATGAAGCGTGA
- the sucD gene encoding succinate--CoA ligase subunit alpha produces the protein MSILVDQNTRLLVQGITGKEGTFHTQQMKAYGTNVVAGVTPGRGGTTHEGIPVFNTVDQAVRQTGANVSVIYVPAAFAADAIMEAADAGLPLVVCITEGIPVLDMIKVVTFLKGRPTRLIGPNCPGIISPGKCKVGIMPGQIHQEGCIGVVSRSGTLTYEAVWQLTELGLGQSTCIGIGGDPIHGTNFIDALTLFEQDDQTEAIVMIGEIGGTAEEEAAQVVKERITKPVFGFIAGRTAPPGRRMGHAGAIIAGGKGTAQEKIAAMQAAGIHVIENPADIGQTVARTLGK, from the coding sequence TTGAGCATATTGGTTGATCAGAACACCCGCTTGTTGGTGCAGGGTATCACTGGGAAAGAAGGGACCTTTCACACACAACAAATGAAAGCCTACGGCACGAATGTCGTGGCTGGCGTCACGCCCGGTCGCGGCGGCACGACCCACGAAGGCATTCCCGTGTTCAACACGGTTGATCAAGCCGTTCGCCAGACCGGCGCCAATGTCAGCGTGATTTACGTTCCGGCGGCATTCGCTGCCGACGCGATCATGGAAGCGGCCGATGCCGGATTGCCGCTCGTGGTGTGTATTACCGAAGGCATTCCGGTGCTCGACATGATCAAGGTCGTCACGTTTCTCAAAGGCCGTCCGACGCGCCTGATCGGGCCTAATTGTCCTGGCATTATCTCGCCCGGCAAATGCAAGGTCGGCATCATGCCCGGACAAATTCATCAGGAAGGGTGCATCGGCGTCGTCTCACGCAGCGGCACGTTGACCTATGAAGCCGTCTGGCAACTGACCGAACTTGGCTTGGGACAATCCACCTGCATCGGCATCGGCGGTGATCCCATCCATGGGACCAACTTCATTGATGCGTTGACCCTGTTTGAACAGGATGATCAAACGGAAGCCATTGTGATGATCGGCGAGATCGGCGGCACAGCCGAAGAAGAAGCCGCGCAAGTGGTCAAAGAACGAATCACCAAGCCTGTGTTCGGATTCATCGCCGGTCGAACTGCGCCGCCCGGACGACGCATGGGACACGCTGGCGCCATCATTGCTGGCGGCAAAGGCACAGCGCAAGAAAAGATCGCCGCCATGCAGGCCGCCGGCATTCACGTGATTGAGAATCCTGCCGACATCGGTCAAACCGTCGCCCGCACCTTGGGCAAGTAA
- a CDS encoding acyl-CoA dehydrogenase, which translates to MSQQATAQELVAGVPLTRLSEDEQLFRQTVRQFAEEQIRPLVEKMDHDGVFDKGLIQQFFDLGLMGIHIPSEYGGAGGSFFMACLAVEELSRVDPSAGVIVDVQNTLVANAIGRWGTEQQKQRYLTRLSHDTVGAYALSEAGSGSDAFALQTKADDQGDHFLLNGRKLWITNAQEAGLFIIFATIDAKLGYKGITAFLVERDTPGFSIGKKENKLGIRASSTCELILEDCRVPKENVLGEVGKGYKVAIETLNEGRIGIGAQMVGLAQGAFECALAYSKERRQFGQPISEFQAVQFQLAEMATEIEAARLMTYNVARLKDAGVNFVKEAAMTKYFTSVVAERVASLAIEIYGGYGYTKDYPVEKYYRDAKIGKIYEGTSNMQLQTIAKLLLA; encoded by the coding sequence ATGAGTCAACAAGCGACAGCGCAAGAACTCGTCGCGGGCGTGCCCTTGACCAGACTTTCCGAAGACGAACAGCTTTTTCGACAAACCGTCCGCCAATTTGCTGAAGAGCAGATTCGCCCACTGGTGGAAAAAATGGATCATGACGGCGTGTTTGATAAGGGACTGATCCAACAATTTTTTGATCTCGGATTGATGGGCATTCATATTCCCTCGGAGTACGGTGGCGCGGGCGGCAGCTTTTTCATGGCCTGTCTGGCCGTCGAAGAACTTTCACGGGTTGATCCTTCCGCCGGCGTGATTGTGGATGTTCAAAACACACTGGTGGCTAATGCCATCGGTCGGTGGGGAACAGAGCAACAGAAGCAGCGATATTTAACCAGACTGAGTCACGACACCGTCGGCGCGTATGCGTTGTCTGAGGCCGGTTCTGGCAGCGACGCTTTCGCCCTGCAGACCAAGGCAGACGACCAGGGCGATCACTTCTTGCTCAACGGGCGCAAGCTCTGGATCACCAATGCCCAGGAAGCTGGCTTGTTCATCATCTTCGCTACCATTGACGCGAAGCTCGGCTACAAGGGCATTACAGCCTTTTTGGTGGAACGCGACACGCCAGGTTTTTCAATTGGGAAGAAAGAGAACAAGCTGGGCATCCGCGCTTCCAGCACATGCGAATTGATCCTCGAAGATTGCCGCGTGCCCAAAGAGAACGTGCTCGGCGAAGTCGGCAAAGGCTACAAGGTCGCCATCGAAACGCTGAATGAAGGACGCATCGGAATTGGCGCGCAGATGGTTGGTTTGGCGCAGGGAGCGTTTGAATGCGCGTTGGCCTACTCCAAAGAGCGCCGGCAATTTGGCCAGCCAATTTCGGAGTTCCAGGCTGTGCAGTTTCAACTGGCTGAGATGGCTACAGAGATCGAGGCAGCCCGGCTGATGACGTACAACGTCGCCCGGCTCAAGGATGCTGGCGTCAATTTTGTCAAAGAAGCTGCCATGACCAAGTACTTCACCTCGGTCGTCGCCGAGCGCGTTGCATCGCTGGCCATTGAGATTTACGGCGGCTATGGCTACACCAAAGATTATCCGGTGGAGAAATACTATCGCGATGCCAAGATCGGCAAGATTTATGAAGGCACGTCGAACATGCAGCTTCAGACGATCGCCAAGTTGCTGCTTGCTTAA
- the ispG gene encoding flavodoxin-dependent (E)-4-hydroxy-3-methylbut-2-enyl-diphosphate synthase, whose product MRAIQRRQTTTVAVGGVMIGSCHPIVVQSMTNTDTADVNATVAQVAALARAGSELVRVTVNTKEAAAAVPAIVARLRDQGVHVPIIGDFHYNGHILLSQFNECARALAKYRINPGNVGVREKHDENFRRIIEIAIEHEKPVRIGVNWGSLDQALLTELMEQNARRPEPRDARVVTMEAMVESALRSAALAEHYGLPHDRIILSAKVSQVQDLIAVYRDLAARCDYPLHLGLTEAGMGTKGIVASTAALAVLLQEGIGDTIRVSLTPPPGGDRTEEVVVAQQILQSLGLRSFAPQVSACPGCGRTTSTFFQEMAEQIQAYLRDQMPRWREQYRGVEELKVAVMGCVVNGPGESKHANIGISLPGTGEEPKAPVYADGRLLTTLKGSTIVTDFIKLLDEYVASHYGRMDRRTDERGL is encoded by the coding sequence ATGAGAGCCATTCAACGCAGACAAACAACGACAGTCGCCGTCGGTGGGGTGATGATTGGCAGTTGTCATCCGATTGTTGTGCAATCCATGACGAACACGGACACGGCTGACGTCAATGCAACGGTGGCGCAAGTCGCGGCGTTGGCGCGCGCCGGATCAGAGCTGGTGCGGGTGACGGTCAATACGAAGGAAGCCGCTGCGGCCGTTCCGGCGATCGTTGCGCGTTTGCGCGATCAAGGAGTGCATGTGCCGATCATCGGCGACTTTCATTACAACGGCCACATTCTACTCAGCCAGTTCAACGAGTGCGCCCGCGCGCTGGCCAAGTATCGAATCAATCCGGGCAACGTCGGCGTCCGAGAGAAGCACGATGAAAACTTCCGCCGCATTATTGAAATCGCCATTGAGCATGAGAAACCGGTGCGCATCGGCGTCAATTGGGGCTCGCTCGATCAAGCCTTGTTGACCGAATTGATGGAGCAGAACGCGCGTCGCCCTGAGCCGAGAGATGCGCGCGTGGTGACAATGGAGGCAATGGTCGAAAGCGCCTTGCGCTCGGCTGCGCTCGCCGAGCACTACGGACTGCCGCATGATCGCATCATCCTCAGCGCAAAAGTTTCTCAGGTTCAAGACCTGATCGCGGTTTATCGTGATCTAGCCGCGCGGTGCGATTATCCGTTGCATCTGGGGTTGACCGAAGCTGGCATGGGTACAAAAGGGATCGTGGCCAGCACGGCGGCGTTGGCCGTGTTGCTGCAAGAGGGCATCGGCGATACCATTCGTGTGAGCCTGACGCCGCCGCCAGGCGGCGATCGAACTGAAGAAGTCGTGGTTGCTCAGCAGATTTTGCAATCGCTCGGTCTTCGCAGCTTTGCCCCGCAGGTCTCGGCATGCCCTGGCTGCGGGCGCACGACCAGCACGTTCTTTCAGGAGATGGCCGAGCAGATTCAAGCCTATCTGCGTGATCAGATGCCTCGTTGGCGCGAGCAGTATCGCGGCGTCGAAGAATTGAAAGTCGCAGTGATGGGCTGCGTCGTGAACGGCCCCGGTGAATCCAAACATGCCAACATCGGCATTTCACTACCGGGAACGGGCGAGGAACCCAAAGCCCCAGTCTACGCCGATGGTCGGTTGCTGACCACGCTCAAGGGGTCAACGATTGTGACCGACTTCATCAAGCTTCTGGATGAGTATGTAGCATCGCACTACGGTCGCATGGATCGGCGCACAGATGAGCGCGGTTTGTGA